A genome region from Euphorbia lathyris chromosome 4, ddEupLath1.1, whole genome shotgun sequence includes the following:
- the LOC136226284 gene encoding phosphatidylinositol 3,4,5-trisphosphate 3-phosphatase and protein-tyrosine-phosphatase PTEN2A, whose protein sequence is MDSGSVDTSTPSVKAPEAQPLDATVPAPDSSPHDSSSKLSAAGITSWARSLKIPQPMPPPQDDSPTGNSAKSTFARLTSGFGLRSSPKAPSPDYSLEGTSPTSQPGFIGTITKGLVDTSKNAVKAVQVKARHAVSQNKRRYQEGEFDLDMTYITENIIAMGFPAGDMSSGFFGYLEGLYRNHMEEVIKFFETHHKDKYKVYNLCSERLYDASLFEGKVASFPFDDHNCPPIQLIISFCKSAYSWLKEDIENVVVVHCKAGMARTGLMISSLLLYLKFFPTAEESIDYYNQKRCFDGKGLVLPSQIRYVKYFERILTYFNGENQPGRRCMLRGFRLHRCPYWIRPSITISDHNGVLFSSKKHPRTKDLTPEDYWFSAPKKGVMVFALPGEPGLAEVVGDFKVHFHDRQGDFYFWLNTTMMENRKVITTNDIDGFDKRKLPSPGFQIEVVLVDYSGPTPTEPGTETANKSSEGSSTASVDSGPAADAPNQNKDRKSNDKDDVFSDSEADDSVSSKTRRAEASSGGGETAKTTTTSASEPNNKSDQVASLTHATEKFSIGDTSAQSTSQPKSDAVGGAGVNNSQSEFKAMAADASVFTFGDDDDYESE, encoded by the exons ATGGATTCTGGTTCTGTTGATACATCAACTCCATCTGTTAAAGCTCCTGAAGCACAACCCCTGGATGCCACAGTTCCTGCACCAGACAGTTCCCCACATGATTCATCTTCGAAGTTATCTGCTGCTGGCATAACATCATGGGCCAGAAGTTTGAAAATTCCCCAGCCAATGCCTCCCCCACAGGATGACTCACCAACTGGAAATTCTGCTAAATCGACCTTTGCTCGTTTGACTAGCGGATTTGGGTTGCGCTCTTCTCCAAAGGCTCCTTCACCTGATTATAGTTTAGAAGGAACTTCACCTACTTCACAGCCTGGTTTTATTGGAACAATTACTAAAGGTTTGGTTGATACATCTAAAAATGCAGTGAAGGCTGTACAAGTCAAGGCGCGACATGCTGTCTCTCAAAATAAGCGAAGATACCAG GAAGGAGAGTTTGATTTGGATATGACATATATTACAGAAAATATAATTGCCATGGGATTCCCTGCTGGTGATATGAGCTCTGGGTTTTTTGGTTATTTGGAG GGATTGTATCGAAACCACATGGAAGAAGTGATTAAGTTTTTTGAAACTCACCACAAG GACAAGTACAAAGTATACAATCTTTGTTCTGAGAGGCTCTATGATGCATCATTATTTGAAGGAAAG GTGGCTAGCTTTCCATTTGATGATCATAATTGTCCTCCAATACAACTGATAATATCATTCTGCAAAAGTGCTTACTCGTGGCTAAAGGAGGATATTGAGAATGTTGTGGTGGTGCACTGTAAGGCAGGAATGGCAAGGACAGGGTTGATGATCTCTAGCCTTCTTCTATACCTGAAG TTTTTTCCTACTGCTGAAGAGTCCATTGACTACTACAACCAGAAGAGGTGCTTTGATGGAAAAGGACTCGTTCTCCCTAGTCAAATT AGATATGTAAAATACTTTGAACGCATTTTAACATATTTCAATGGAGAAAACCAACCAGGGCGTAG GTGCATGCTTAGGGGATTTCGGCTCCATCGATGTCCATATTGGATAAGGCCTTCTATTACCATCTCTGATCATAATG GAGTTCTCTTCTCCTCAAAGAAACACCCGAGAACCAAGGATTTAACG CCAGAAGACTATTGGTTTAGTGCACCAAAGAAAGGGGTCATGGTCTTTGCTTTGCCAGGGGAGCCTGGTCTAGCCGAGGTCGTTGGAGACTTTAAAGTCCATTTTCACGATCGCCAAGGAGATTTTTACTT tTGGTTGAACACAACAATGATGGAAAACAGAAAGGTTATAACTACCAATGACATTGATGGGTTCGACAAG CGGAAACTACCTTCCCCCGGCTTCCAGATTGAGGTTGTACTAGTTGATTATAGTGGCCCTACCCCGACAGAACCCGGAACTGAAACTGCTAACAAGTCAAGTGAAGGTTCAAGTACTGCTTCAGTTGATTCAGGACCAGCTGCAGATGCTCCAAATCAAAATAAAGACCGCAAAAGTAACGACAAAGACGATGTGTTTTCAGATAGTGAGGCAGACGATTCTGTTTCTTCGAAAACCAGGCGAGCGGAAGCTAGCTCTGGCGGAGGCGAAACTGCCAAAACCACCACCACCTCTGCTTCAGAACCTAACAACAAATCAGATCAGGTTGCAAGCCTTACACACGCAACCGAAAAATTCTCTATTGGCGATACAAGCGCACAATCTACTAGTCAGCCTAAAAGTGATGCTGTTGGCGGAGCTGGGGTTAACAACTCACAGAGCGAGTTTAAAGCGATGGCTGCCGATGCTTCTGTTTTCACTTTCGGAGACGATGATGACTATGAAAGTGAATGA
- the LOC136227991 gene encoding leucine-rich repeat extensin-like protein 3, whose translation MYHLSHLQHTSSSSQYPSSPSMSVSGIQGQLLEVTVVGCNKLKDTEWISRQDPYVIVEYGSKKSRTRTCTDGGKNPVFQEKFVFTLIEGLRELNIVVWNSNTLTYDDFIGSGKVQLQKALSQGFDDTTWPLQTKTGRYAGEVRLIVHYPNANKAATSFAPSAPPYATHPPHTSMYQAQPPYAPPPTTAYTTPSPYPSYPPNSTYPPSPSPNSAYPPSAYPHPQTAYPPSPYPPPSAYPPSPYPPPPNASSYYPQGPFPGIYPPPP comes from the exons ATGTATCATTTATCTCATCTTCAACATACATCTTCATCTTCTCAATACCCATCTTCTCCTTCCATGTCCGTCTCTGGTATTCAAGGCCAGCTTCTCGAAGTTACTG TTGTTGGGTGTAACAAATTGAAAGATACAGAATGGATTTCTAGACAAGATCCCTATGTTATTGTTGAATATGGTAGCAAAAAGTCTCGTACGAGGACGTGTACAG ATGGTGGAAAAAACCCAGTGTTTCAAGAGAAGTTTGTGTTTACTCTAATTGAAGGGTTGCGAGAGCTAAATATTGTGGTCTGGAACAGCAATACCTTAACTTATGATGATTTTATTGGCAGCGGAAA AGTTCAATTACAGAAGGCTCTATCACAAGGTTTTGATGATACTACTTGGCCACTTCAAACTAAAACTGGCAG ATATGCAGGAGAAGTGAGGCTCATTGTGCATTACCCAAACGCCAAT AAAGCAGCAACAAGCTTTGCTCCTTCAGCTCCACCATATGCAACACATCCGCCCCATACCTCAATGTATCAAGCACAACCTCCGTACGCACCACCACCAACTACAGCTTATACAACTCCGTCTCCTTATCCATCGTACCCGCCGAATTCGACATATCCACCATCGCCCTCACCAAATTCAGCATATCCACCATCTGCCTACCCGCATCCTCAAACTGCTTATCCCCCTTCGCCATACCCACCCCCTTCTGCTTATCCCCCATCACCATATCCACCGCCTCCCAACGCTTCATCCTATTACCCTCAAG GTCCTTTTCCCGGAATATATCCTCCACCACCGTAG